One genomic window of Lytechinus variegatus isolate NC3 chromosome 1, Lvar_3.0, whole genome shotgun sequence includes the following:
- the LOC121417089 gene encoding protein archease-like, whose translation MEPAMESDATTTELEERKELEEAAGATGATSTPGDANAATGSESAGDFSEEQLHVFAGHQKGNYPLYADDKPAGGVNYEYLDHTADVQLHSWGPTLKDSFESVVQAMFDYMTDIRCVESTINHDVSVEGDDMKSLLFNFLDEWLFVFSAEPFFIPREVKITEFDTKKFKIQSTGIGEYFDLVKHPQGTEVKAITYSNMQIHEDKDTNDVYVIIDI comes from the exons ATGGAGCCCGCGATGGAGTCAGATGCCACCACCACAGAGCTGGAGGAACGAAAGGAGCTTGAGGAGGCCGCCGGAGCTACCGGGGCGACTTCGACCCCGGGAGACGCAAATGCTGCTACTGGATCGGAGTCTGCTGGGGACTTTTCTGAAGAACAACTGCATGTATTTGCTGGTCATCAAAAGGGAAACTATCCTCTATACGCAGATGATAAACCAGCCGGTGGTGTAAACTATGAAT atttggaTCATACTGCAGATGTCCA aTTACACTCTT gggGTCCAACACTCAAGGATTCATTTGAATCG GTAGTGCAAGCAATGTTTGATTACATGACTGACATCAGATGTGTAGAAAGTACCATAAATCATGACGTTTCAGTTGAAG GAGATGATATGAAGTCCTTACTCTTCAATTTCTTGGACGAATGGCTCTTTGTTTTTTCAGCTGAACCTTTCTTTATCCCGAGG GAAGTCAAGATCACAGAATTTGATACGAAGAAATTTAAAATTCAGTCAACAGG GATTggagaatattttgatcttgtcAAGCATCCACAG GGGACAGAGGTTAAAGCCATTACTTATTCCAACATGCAGATCCACGAAGATAAGGACACAAATGACGTCTACGTGATCATCGACATCTGA